A region from the Microcoleus sp. AS-A8 genome encodes:
- a CDS encoding 2-phosphosulfolactate phosphatase has protein sequence MNPNPFSQYRYPCKLDWGQRGAIQAAERGDIIVVVDTLSFSTAVACAVHQGGVVYPCGKTEDAAAFARRIGGEAAVNRRDVPQKGRFSLSPLSYLGLESGTKIVLPSPNGATCSRLSRAVPYLFAGALVNAKAVANAVSQVVSTTDLSVTIIACGEQWLMPSEEGQLRVAIEDYLGAGAILSYLEYEKSPEARVCQGSFQSVQNDLEEIIWDCGSGRELREAGFEADVRYALQLNLLDSVPVMRGECFERFSGEFSRM, from the coding sequence ATGAACCCAAATCCCTTTTCCCAGTATCGGTACCCCTGTAAACTCGATTGGGGACAGCGAGGTGCTATTCAGGCAGCAGAAAGAGGAGACATTATCGTTGTTGTTGATACCCTTAGCTTTTCCACAGCCGTTGCCTGTGCCGTGCATCAAGGTGGTGTGGTTTATCCCTGTGGAAAAACAGAGGATGCAGCCGCCTTTGCACGGCGCATCGGTGGTGAAGCTGCTGTGAATCGGAGAGATGTACCGCAAAAGGGACGCTTTTCCCTATCGCCTCTATCCTACTTGGGGCTAGAGTCGGGAACGAAGATTGTTCTTCCTTCTCCCAATGGGGCAACTTGTAGCCGCTTGTCTCGTGCAGTTCCTTACCTGTTCGCTGGGGCATTGGTGAATGCAAAAGCTGTTGCTAATGCAGTATCACAGGTTGTCAGTACTACTGATTTATCAGTGACAATCATCGCCTGTGGAGAACAGTGGTTAATGCCTTCTGAGGAAGGGCAATTGCGGGTAGCCATTGAGGATTATCTGGGTGCAGGGGCAATCTTATCGTATTTGGAGTATGAGAAGTCACCTGAAGCTCGTGTTTGTCAGGGTTCCTTCCAGTCTGTTCAAAACGATTTGGAGGAAATTATTTGGGATTGTGGAAGTGGGCGGGAATTGCGAGAGGCAGGATTTGAAGCTGATGTGCGGTACGCCTTGCAATTGAACTTGCTCGATTCTGTACCTGTGATGCGCGGTGAGTGTTTTGAAAGGTTTTCTGGAGAATTTTCTCGGATGTAG
- a CDS encoding DUF433 domain-containing protein, protein MESVISEHIEITPDVCGGKPRIAGHRIKVQDIVIWHERMGLSPDEIVSQYPGITLADVYAALAYYHDHLQEIRQQIREDEAFAKELQAKTPSLVQQKLRNPNVGNDSIPLG, encoded by the coding sequence ATGGAATCGGTGATATCAGAACATATCGAAATCACTCCTGACGTATGTGGGGGCAAGCCACGCATCGCTGGGCATCGGATTAAAGTGCAGGATATTGTAATCTGGCACGAACGGATGGGACTTTCACCGGATGAGATTGTATCTCAGTATCCGGGAATCACTTTAGCTGATGTGTACGCAGCTTTGGCTTATTATCACGATCATCTACAAGAAATCAGACAACAAATTCGAGAGGATGAAGCCTTTGCTAAAGAGTTGCAGGCTAAAACTCCTTCTCTAGTGCAGCAGAAATTAAGGAATCCAAATGTCGGGAACGATTCGATTCCACTTGGATGA
- a CDS encoding NACHT domain-containing NTPase: MPLQMQKRTRGYVLTPEGAKKLEAAKREWETQHEARCTEEKMNELTSPYKERGLDVGTIRKIFKGEKTVDKKSIHCLFSAFNLQLDDDDLTSEPQACLPKLDPNFLGRDEAIANLKTTVSQGDELDFDALVEKVRSHPYFHDKIQEQCGRLRILDVELLVGIDHIYIDVNVLEKLPSNRRLELSDFHGFNPATDDFDRLGLGNVREPQVPGLEAVARYSKLMVLGKPGSGKTTFLKFLAIQCIRGEFQKERIPIFIELKVFAKDAKRKGEFSLLNYITQELCICDVQAQQVEELLHQGKFFILLDGLDEVKADIGDKILTEVCDFTGKYFRNHFVITCRIAAQLATQRYSLSFTDVEVADFDEEQIEAFAEKWFVKVARNSKEKGLIKAGQFIEKLYLPETQQIRKLAGTPILLNLICLVFLEKADFPSKRYKLYEQGLGILLERWDESKNSKRDEAYQNLSLEDKKELLSQVAFITFERGDYFFEQDQIQQLIANYLRTLPDVQSEPKALKRDSKAVLKSIETQHGLLIERAREIYSFSHLTFQEYFTAIAIVNNPYVEKELEHLASYVTKIRWREVFLLVFEMLQKSEYTDFLLMSMTKELAEYASRNNKLEDYLKWISKKSYLVKTEVGNLYKPVVIRSHYFNYIRNIGHSGQAFRGAIKGFGGFFNYLSAEIRPQGTMEFDFDITGIFERCFDRANGIYYFRNEGSTLIQDIQEAAYLATYFDKICAKAPTLQLRQSLERLRDCLPQYNGDIQEYNKWWQDEGLTWLKNLHEVIKYRNIIMIDARQWSQQEKKPFWQYSEATWFLIESLRGNCFVSPEVRQEIEETLFLPKDELERRQGEGNNTSGS; the protein is encoded by the coding sequence ATGCCTCTACAGATGCAAAAACGTACTCGCGGTTACGTCCTCACTCCCGAAGGCGCGAAAAAACTCGAAGCTGCTAAACGAGAGTGGGAAACCCAGCATGAAGCCAGGTGTACCGAGGAAAAGATGAACGAACTGACCAGTCCTTATAAGGAACGTGGTTTAGACGTTGGCACGATTAGGAAAATATTTAAGGGTGAAAAAACGGTTGATAAGAAATCTATTCACTGTCTTTTTAGTGCTTTCAACCTGCAACTAGATGATGATGACCTTACTTCTGAACCTCAAGCCTGCCTGCCAAAGCTAGACCCGAACTTCTTAGGACGAGATGAGGCGATCGCAAACCTCAAAACCACTGTTAGCCAAGGGGATGAGTTGGACTTCGATGCTTTGGTGGAGAAAGTGCGATCGCATCCCTATTTCCATGACAAGATACAAGAGCAGTGCGGACGCCTACGCATCTTGGATGTTGAGTTGCTGGTTGGTATAGACCACATTTACATTGATGTAAATGTTCTGGAAAAGCTGCCCAGCAACAGACGTTTAGAACTTTCTGACTTTCATGGTTTCAACCCAGCTACAGATGATTTTGACCGCTTGGGTTTAGGTAACGTGCGTGAGCCACAAGTACCAGGACTAGAGGCAGTGGCAAGGTACTCTAAGCTGATGGTACTGGGCAAACCAGGGTCAGGAAAAACCACGTTTTTGAAGTTTTTAGCAATTCAGTGTATTCGAGGTGAGTTTCAAAAAGAACGCATACCGATTTTCATAGAGCTGAAGGTTTTTGCTAAAGATGCCAAGCGAAAAGGTGAATTTAGCTTATTGAATTACATCACCCAAGAATTGTGCATCTGTGATGTTCAGGCTCAGCAAGTCGAAGAATTACTGCATCAAGGCAAATTTTTTATTTTGCTAGATGGCTTGGATGAAGTTAAAGCAGATATTGGTGATAAAATCTTAACAGAAGTTTGCGATTTTACTGGAAAGTATTTCAGAAATCACTTTGTTATCACTTGTCGGATTGCTGCACAGTTAGCCACCCAGCGATACAGTTTGAGCTTCACCGATGTTGAGGTAGCGGATTTTGACGAAGAGCAAATCGAAGCCTTTGCTGAAAAATGGTTTGTAAAGGTTGCTCGGAATTCCAAGGAGAAGGGATTAATTAAGGCAGGTCAGTTTATTGAGAAGTTGTATCTGCCGGAAACTCAGCAAATCAGAAAACTGGCTGGAACACCCATTTTGCTCAATTTAATTTGCTTAGTGTTTCTAGAAAAAGCTGATTTCCCCTCTAAACGCTATAAGCTGTATGAACAAGGATTAGGTATTCTACTCGAACGATGGGATGAATCCAAAAACAGTAAACGGGATGAGGCTTATCAAAACTTATCTTTGGAAGACAAGAAAGAGTTGCTGAGTCAGGTTGCATTCATCACGTTTGAGCGGGGCGATTATTTCTTTGAACAAGACCAAATCCAGCAACTCATAGCTAACTATCTCCGAACCTTACCCGATGTCCAAAGTGAACCAAAAGCATTGAAACGAGATAGTAAGGCGGTGCTGAAATCGATTGAGACCCAACATGGCTTACTGATAGAGCGAGCGCGAGAAATTTACTCCTTTTCTCATCTAACATTTCAAGAGTATTTTACTGCTATCGCAATTGTAAATAACCCATATGTAGAAAAGGAATTAGAACATTTAGCTAGCTATGTTACAAAGATTCGGTGGCGCGAAGTATTCTTACTAGTATTTGAGATGCTACAGAAGTCTGAGTATACAGATTTCCTTCTAATGTCTATGACAAAAGAACTGGCGGAATATGCTTCCAGGAATAATAAATTAGAGGATTATTTAAAATGGATTAGTAAGAAATCTTATTTAGTTAAGACTGAAGTAGGAAATCTATATAAGCCAGTGGTAATACGTTCCCATTATTTTAATTATATTAGAAATATTGGACACAGCGGTCAGGCTTTTAGGGGCGCAATTAAGGGGTTTGGTGGTTTTTTTAATTACTTGAGTGCAGAGATTAGACCTCAAGGGACTATGGAATTTGATTTTGATATTACCGGAATATTTGAGCGATGTTTTGACAGAGCTAACGGTATTTACTATTTTAGGAATGAAGGTAGTACTTTGATTCAGGATATTCAAGAAGCTGCTTATTTGGCAACTTATTTTGACAAAATTTGTGCTAAAGCTCCTACTCTTCAATTGAGACAATCACTTGAAAGACTGCGAGATTGCTTACCCCAGTACAATGGAGATATACAAGAATACAATAAGTGGTGGCAAGATGAAGGTCTAACTTGGCTGAAAAACCTGCATGAAGTAATTAAGTACCGTAACATTATTATGATTGATGCTAGGCAATGGAGCCAACAAGAGAAAAAACCATTCTGGCAATATAGTGAAGCTACTTGGTTTTTGATCGAATCTCTCCGAGGGAATTGTTTTGTGTCTCCCGAAGTGCGTCAGGAAATTGAGGAGACGTTGTTCTTACCAAAAGATGAGCTTGAACGGCGACAAGGAGAGGGCAACAACACATCGGGTAGTTGA
- a CDS encoding glycosyltransferase family 9 protein gives MRILALVPGGIGDQILFFPTLDDLRAYYPTAEIDVIVEPRAKGAYRVCKSVDEVLTFDFKDRNGLADFGNLLGIIRDREYDVALSLVPRGSIGLLLWMSGIPTRIGYEASAGKWFFTHAVPLKTEQYAADIYHDMLQGLEINTPTPNLALSVPKPDIEWAEREQQRLGIAESGYILIDAGSTQPTQEKGTAQLYPVEKWRQILADIQQKQPNLPIVMLKGTEDAQVPATMLQSFPDLKITSPGDIGKLAAMIAGANLIICTDSAPMHLAVAVGTYTIALFGSTEAKKRVPPSENCMSIQSPTQQIADIKPEDVLKQIWRG, from the coding sequence ATGAGAATATTAGCCCTTGTCCCTGGGGGAATTGGCGACCAAATTCTATTTTTTCCGACCCTCGATGACCTTCGAGCTTACTATCCCACAGCCGAGATTGATGTCATTGTGGAACCACGCGCAAAGGGGGCGTATCGGGTTTGTAAGTCTGTTGATGAAGTTTTGACGTTTGATTTTAAAGACCGCAATGGTCTGGCGGATTTCGGTAACTTGTTGGGGATTATTCGCGATCGCGAGTATGATGTAGCCCTATCACTAGTGCCGCGGGGTTCTATAGGGCTGTTACTGTGGATGTCTGGTATTCCAACCCGAATTGGCTACGAAGCCAGTGCTGGAAAGTGGTTTTTCACCCATGCTGTCCCCCTAAAAACCGAGCAGTATGCGGCTGACATTTACCATGACATGCTACAGGGGTTGGAAATCAACACCCCTACTCCAAACCTAGCCCTCAGTGTTCCCAAACCAGATATTGAATGGGCGGAACGCGAACAGCAACGCCTGGGAATTGCCGAAAGTGGCTATATTCTCATTGATGCCGGTTCAACCCAACCGACTCAAGAGAAAGGCACGGCTCAACTCTACCCTGTTGAAAAATGGCGACAGATTCTGGCAGATATTCAACAAAAACAGCCGAATCTGCCGATTGTGATGCTCAAAGGGACTGAGGACGCTCAAGTGCCTGCTACCATGCTGCAATCCTTTCCTGATTTGAAAATCACCTCTCCAGGGGATATCGGTAAATTAGCCGCCATGATTGCTGGTGCTAATTTAATCATCTGTACCGATAGTGCGCCCATGCATTTAGCTGTAGCCGTCGGCACTTATACGATCGCTCTATTTGGCTCGACAGAGGCGAAAAAGCGGGTACCCCCAAGTGAAAACTGCATGAGCATTCAATCCCCAACTCAACAGATTGCGGATATCAAACCGGAAGACGTGCTAAAACAAATTTGGCGTGGCTAG
- a CDS encoding DUF2182 domain-containing protein has product MEKPSGAQQSSILLVLNNALNHDLVPLWAVVFLAWVLTFLAVLSGQEHWLHYNALIEHNSLPLLLKLLLFVAVWQVMTAAMMLPSTLPMVRLFAKASRGQSQPQLALLTFLAAYASVWTGFALLAVAGDMGLHKLAHHWLWLDHHPWMIAGSTLVLAGGFQFSSLKEQCLNACRHPFSFLTHHYQRGWQGAWNLGIRHGLYCLGCCWALMLVMFAVGVGHFSWMIVLTVVMTLERTWNRGRDIVPVVGVAFLVWGVLVLLHPSWLPDLLGGYAGTHA; this is encoded by the coding sequence TTGGAAAAACCTTCGGGTGCACAACAATCATCCATACTCCTGGTTCTGAATAACGCTCTTAACCATGACTTAGTACCCCTGTGGGCGGTTGTTTTCCTAGCTTGGGTGCTGACTTTTCTTGCCGTCCTCTCAGGACAAGAACACTGGCTCCATTACAATGCTCTGATTGAGCACAATTCTTTACCCCTACTGCTCAAGCTGCTACTCTTTGTCGCTGTTTGGCAGGTGATGACAGCCGCCATGATGTTGCCGAGTACGCTACCAATGGTGCGCTTATTTGCCAAAGCCAGTCGCGGACAATCTCAGCCTCAGTTAGCACTCTTGACATTTTTAGCAGCTTATGCATCGGTGTGGACGGGGTTTGCCCTCCTCGCTGTTGCCGGAGATATGGGGTTACATAAGCTGGCGCATCACTGGCTATGGCTGGATCACCATCCCTGGATGATTGCCGGTTCAACCTTAGTGTTAGCGGGTGGGTTTCAGTTCAGTTCCCTGAAGGAACAGTGTTTAAACGCTTGTCGTCATCCGTTTAGTTTTCTCACCCATCATTATCAGCGAGGCTGGCAAGGTGCTTGGAATTTAGGGATTCGTCACGGTTTGTACTGTTTGGGCTGTTGTTGGGCGCTGATGCTGGTGATGTTTGCTGTCGGGGTGGGGCATTTTAGCTGGATGATTGTGCTAACTGTGGTGATGACATTAGAGCGGACGTGGAACCGAGGGCGTGATATTGTTCCTGTGGTTGGGGTTGCTTTCCTGGTTTGGGGTGTTTTGGTGTTGCTGCATCCTAGTTGGTTGCCAGATTTGTTAGGGGGTTATGCAGGAACTCATGCTTAG
- a CDS encoding CRR6 family NdhI maturation factor, with amino-acid sequence MPEELIALNSDCINNLDLSPAQTVIEKLLNDGAIASFEQQLRFDIDYPRDPTDPRELSEIPEVRLWFIRLDACYPWMPFLLDWKAGELARYVAMLVPHQFNRTEGIQYNPEALEIFVMQKIFVLTNWLKQQGIPGQSRSQSMAKLLGYELDSTFFDLIE; translated from the coding sequence ATGCCCGAAGAACTTATCGCACTCAATTCTGACTGCATTAACAATCTAGACTTGTCGCCAGCCCAAACGGTGATTGAAAAACTGCTCAATGACGGAGCGATCGCTTCTTTTGAACAGCAGTTGCGCTTTGACATCGACTATCCCCGCGATCCCACCGATCCGCGAGAACTCTCAGAAATTCCGGAGGTGCGGCTGTGGTTTATTCGCTTAGATGCTTGCTATCCCTGGATGCCGTTTTTGTTGGATTGGAAAGCGGGTGAACTCGCCCGCTACGTTGCCATGCTCGTGCCGCACCAATTTAACCGCACAGAAGGCATTCAGTACAATCCCGAAGCCTTAGAAATCTTCGTGATGCAAAAAATCTTTGTCCTCACTAACTGGCTAAAACAACAAGGGATTCCCGGTCAATCGCGATCGCAGTCCATGGCTAAACTCTTGGGTTATGAACTCGATAGTACCTTTTTTGACCTGATCGAGTAA
- the ispD gene encoding 2-C-methyl-D-erythritol 4-phosphate cytidylyltransferase: MHLLIPAAGMGRRMGIDAWGGLRQRNKLLLTLMGKRILAWTLLAAEAADDITWIGIIGQPADQSDFQQILGELSLSKPVQLIQGGDTRQESVYNGLQALPPEAQRVLIHDGARCLATPQLLNRCAAVLLDCPGLIAAVPVKDTIKVVDPTGVIQDTPERKNLWAAQTPQGFDVQLLKQCHDKGRTLGWEVTDDAALFERCKLPVRIVEGEETNLKVTTPVDLAIAEFILRQRLGL; this comes from the coding sequence GTGCATTTATTAATTCCAGCAGCAGGGATGGGCCGGCGGATGGGGATCGATGCCTGGGGCGGGCTTCGCCAACGTAATAAGCTTCTGTTGACCCTGATGGGTAAACGAATACTAGCTTGGACTCTCCTAGCCGCAGAGGCCGCAGATGATATTACCTGGATTGGTATTATAGGACAACCCGCTGACCAGTCTGACTTTCAGCAAATTCTGGGGGAGCTTTCCCTCTCAAAACCCGTGCAGTTGATTCAGGGAGGAGACACTCGCCAGGAATCAGTCTATAACGGCTTGCAGGCGTTGCCACCTGAGGCACAACGGGTATTGATTCACGATGGGGCTAGATGTTTAGCCACCCCCCAACTCCTGAATCGGTGTGCTGCCGTGCTGCTTGATTGTCCAGGTTTAATTGCGGCTGTACCCGTGAAGGACACGATTAAAGTCGTCGATCCAACAGGCGTGATTCAAGATACACCCGAACGCAAGAACCTATGGGCAGCCCAGACGCCTCAAGGATTTGACGTACAGTTGCTCAAGCAGTGCCATGACAAAGGGCGTACTTTGGGATGGGAAGTTACGGATGATGCGGCTTTGTTTGAACGGTGCAAGTTGCCCGTAAGAATTGTGGAAGGGGAGGAGACGAATCTCAAGGTGACGACTCCGGTGGATTTAGCGATCGCGGAATTTATTCTCCGCCAGCGATTAGGATTGTAA
- a CDS encoding DUF5615 family PIN-like protein — protein sequence MSGTIRFHLDENVSNAIAIGLRSRGIDVTTTSEEGLIAAPDEVQLEFALSQGRVIFTQDTDFLRLHADGVAHNGIVYCQQGTRSIGEIVRSLILIWELLEPEEMVGHVEFI from the coding sequence ATGTCGGGAACGATTCGATTCCACTTGGATGAAAATGTCAGTAATGCCATAGCCATTGGTTTACGAAGTCGTGGCATTGATGTAACGACTACCTCAGAAGAAGGACTGATTGCTGCACCGGATGAGGTACAACTGGAGTTTGCACTTTCTCAAGGTAGGGTAATTTTTACTCAGGATACAGACTTTCTGCGACTTCATGCAGATGGAGTTGCTCACAATGGTATTGTTTACTGTCAGCAGGGTACTCGGTCAATTGGCGAGATTGTGCGGAGTCTAATTCTCATCTGGGAGTTGCTTGAACCCGAAGAGATGGTTGGACATGTCGAATTTATTTAA
- a CDS encoding DUF1326 domain-containing protein, with protein MATAATTYSLEGQILEACSCSAPCPCWIGDDPDGGYCDSFVAYHVERGEVQGIDVSGLTLLKIVYIPGNVFAGNWRAVIYVDAKGTPEQQQALLQVFNGELGGAIADVAKLISDVLDVRIAPIEYNIHQGKGTIKIGDVLESEMEPYRGPDGQPTKIVDSIFSTIPGSPAYIAKAPMHRVNLPEFDMTWEYNGRNAIQGLFRFEE; from the coding sequence ATGGCAACCGCAGCTACGACTTACAGCTTGGAAGGACAAATTCTGGAAGCCTGCTCTTGCAGTGCGCCCTGTCCCTGCTGGATTGGAGATGATCCAGATGGTGGTTATTGTGACAGCTTTGTCGCCTACCACGTTGAACGGGGAGAAGTTCAGGGAATCGATGTTTCTGGTTTAACCCTACTGAAAATTGTCTATATTCCTGGAAATGTCTTTGCTGGGAATTGGCGTGCTGTCATTTATGTGGATGCCAAAGGAACGCCAGAACAGCAACAAGCGTTGTTACAGGTGTTTAATGGGGAACTTGGGGGCGCGATCGCAGACGTAGCCAAGTTAATCAGCGATGTACTGGATGTGCGAATTGCCCCAATTGAGTACAACATTCACCAAGGGAAAGGCACCATCAAAATTGGTGATGTGTTGGAAAGTGAAATGGAACCCTATCGTGGGCCAGATGGACAGCCCACAAAGATCGTTGATAGCATCTTCAGCACCATTCCCGGTTCACCGGCCTACATTGCTAAAGCGCCCATGCATCGGGTAAATTTACCAGAATTTGACATGACTTGGGAGTACAACGGTCGTAATGCGATCCAAGGCTTATTCCGCTTTGAAGAATAA
- a CDS encoding class I SAM-dependent methyltransferase, translating to MLKKLHYFWQLSYQRSPQENLKALGNKFNTRLNPNQPQVGDNQRIDEANAVIPDLWNQPPYQEFIAHQLQIHKQPIVLLGKLEEIKVLAAILTSKNLHVNTLEWGWQYQINLNGLPEESQLVICHIPLSEYQWNVIQQLKERYANRLTSIYELVLPFTLLPMAQSSLDYYVKNLAEITSYYLGETYFRPIDKLNDVFPLAEKRVIEFGPLEGCLTAGLVKLGVKSLTCIEARAENAIKTLIACHAFSWENVKLVMDDFHNVNHLKYGTYDLVFAHGVYYHSLAPFLFLENLCSLSENIFIGGFCATDSLPEGDYEILEYCGEQYRAKIHKEVDYFTSGVNPIGYFFHKDDLMKFFKERNYKVIVISDEDAEIAAGNYLRFLACKK from the coding sequence ATGTTGAAAAAATTACACTACTTCTGGCAATTAAGTTATCAAAGAAGTCCTCAAGAAAATTTAAAAGCCTTAGGAAATAAGTTCAATACCAGACTGAATCCAAACCAGCCACAAGTGGGTGATAATCAGCGCATTGATGAAGCCAATGCAGTAATTCCTGATTTATGGAATCAACCCCCGTATCAAGAATTCATTGCCCACCAACTCCAAATTCATAAACAACCCATTGTGTTGCTGGGTAAGTTAGAAGAAATCAAGGTTTTAGCAGCTATTTTAACCAGTAAAAACCTTCACGTAAACACTTTAGAATGGGGTTGGCAATATCAGATAAATCTCAATGGCTTGCCAGAAGAATCACAGCTTGTTATTTGCCACATTCCCTTGAGTGAATACCAGTGGAACGTTATTCAGCAACTAAAAGAGAGATATGCCAATCGATTGACCAGTATTTATGAGCTGGTTTTGCCGTTTACTCTGCTCCCCATGGCTCAATCCTCCCTCGATTATTACGTGAAAAATTTAGCAGAAATTACCTCTTACTATCTAGGAGAGACTTATTTTAGACCGATTGATAAGTTAAATGATGTCTTCCCTTTAGCCGAAAAGAGGGTGATCGAGTTCGGCCCTTTAGAGGGATGCCTGACAGCTGGACTAGTAAAACTAGGCGTTAAGAGTTTAACTTGTATAGAAGCTAGAGCGGAAAATGCTATCAAAACATTAATTGCTTGCCACGCATTTAGTTGGGAGAATGTCAAGTTGGTAATGGATGATTTTCATAACGTCAATCATCTCAAATACGGAACTTACGATTTAGTTTTTGCTCATGGTGTATACTACCACAGTTTAGCTCCTTTTCTGTTTTTAGAAAATTTATGCTCCTTGTCTGAAAACATTTTCATCGGCGGCTTTTGTGCCACAGATTCTTTGCCAGAAGGAGATTACGAAATACTAGAGTACTGTGGCGAGCAATATCGGGCCAAAATTCATAAAGAAGTAGATTACTTCACATCGGGTGTTAACCCAATCGGTTACTTTTTTCATAAAGATGATTTGATGAAATTTTTTAAGGAGCGGAACTATAAGGTAATTGTCATTTCTGATGAAGATGCGGAAATTGCGGCGGGCAATTATTTACGATTTTTGGCTTGTAAAAAATGA
- a CDS encoding phospholipase D family protein codes for MIHLDNQYLAHFPPALAHCEKCLAISKAMRRNQKQQIYCPVCRVEYVFDGNFKIEPFRAYFRKRGFYIDIDNSSEHIKHLGLIANRVQQDSFDYPPLKGLFESINKAQKFIHFTTFGINQQILGALKLAAQRIQVRGIVSLPPDQAWLLPELECYKNEAPGLTIKTVCASSRNWEELPHQKLVVIDGLLAFKGSVNLTPTAWRKAARGYDEVEVLTDVEKVINLHNRYFSPIWANLSAYGDTIAIDDRIDDTSAA; via the coding sequence GTGATACATCTCGATAACCAATACTTGGCACATTTTCCACCAGCGCTAGCACATTGCGAAAAATGCCTTGCTATTTCCAAGGCAATGCGTCGGAACCAGAAGCAGCAAATTTACTGCCCAGTTTGCCGAGTCGAATATGTTTTTGACGGCAATTTCAAAATTGAACCATTTCGCGCTTATTTCCGAAAGCGAGGTTTTTACATTGACATCGATAACTCCAGCGAACACATCAAGCATCTTGGACTGATAGCGAATCGTGTGCAGCAAGACAGTTTCGACTATCCACCTCTTAAAGGGTTATTTGAATCAATTAATAAGGCTCAAAAATTTATCCATTTCACTACCTTTGGCATCAACCAACAGATTCTCGGTGCTTTGAAGCTGGCAGCACAGCGAATCCAAGTGCGCGGTATAGTCTCTCTACCTCCAGATCAAGCTTGGTTGTTGCCTGAATTGGAGTGCTACAAGAACGAAGCGCCAGGACTCACAATCAAAACAGTTTGCGCTTCTAGTCGCAATTGGGAGGAATTGCCCCATCAAAAGCTTGTTGTGATTGATGGGTTATTGGCTTTCAAGGGTAGCGTTAATCTCACCCCTACAGCATGGCGAAAAGCAGCACGCGGCTATGACGAAGTAGAGGTTCTTACTGATGTGGAAAAGGTGATAAACCTGCATAACCGCTACTTTTCACCCATTTGGGCAAACTTAAGTGCATACGGCGACACGATCGCAATTGACGATCGCATCGATGACACTTCGGCTGCCTAA